In Picosynechococcus sp. PCC 7002, the following are encoded in one genomic region:
- a CDS encoding VWA domain-containing protein, producing MFQFKRTLSVGAIATSLTMITGGVWAAEKPTIQIAILLDSSNSMDGLIDQTRRQLWTVVNALTDVRKDGEIPDLEVALYHYGNDSLPPDEGFNRQLTDFTTELDGVSEALFTIRTNGGQEYSGWVIQDAINQLNWDSDPEDFRTIFIAGNEPFDQGSVNWAEAVNLAKNQDVLVNTIYCGNAESRERDLWAAGAELGDGANFNIDQNRAVVIQPSPYDAEIRRLNDELNQTYLPYGSLGEQGLERQLVQDANAGAAIVTRGISKSSAYYRNSSWDLVDAIAEAEVSLETLAETALPEELQGLSLAEQEAYIANTQAEREQIQAQIRDLTAQREAYLSSLPTDEDAKDTLDYVMIQALRSQLARKGFVLPR from the coding sequence ATGTTTCAATTCAAACGAACGTTATCGGTAGGGGCGATCGCCACTAGCCTAACCATGATCACCGGGGGAGTTTGGGCGGCAGAAAAACCCACGATCCAAATTGCGATTTTGCTGGATTCTAGCAATAGTATGGATGGCCTCATTGACCAGACCCGACGCCAGTTGTGGACGGTGGTCAATGCCCTAACAGATGTGCGCAAAGATGGCGAGATCCCCGACCTAGAGGTGGCCCTGTACCACTATGGCAATGATTCTTTACCCCCCGACGAAGGCTTTAACCGTCAACTGACAGATTTCACGACGGAACTGGATGGAGTCTCAGAGGCATTATTTACGATCCGCACCAATGGCGGCCAGGAATATAGCGGCTGGGTGATCCAAGATGCCATTAACCAACTCAATTGGGATAGCGACCCCGAAGACTTTCGGACAATTTTTATTGCGGGGAATGAACCCTTTGATCAAGGGAGTGTGAACTGGGCCGAGGCGGTGAATCTCGCCAAAAATCAAGATGTGCTGGTCAATACGATCTACTGCGGCAATGCCGAAAGTCGCGAGCGGGATCTGTGGGCTGCTGGGGCCGAATTAGGGGATGGGGCCAACTTTAACATCGACCAAAATCGCGCTGTGGTGATTCAACCCTCTCCCTATGACGCTGAAATTCGTCGCCTAAACGATGAACTAAACCAAACTTATCTGCCCTACGGCAGCCTGGGTGAGCAGGGCTTAGAGCGACAATTGGTACAGGATGCGAACGCTGGGGCCGCCATTGTGACGCGGGGAATCTCAAAAAGCTCTGCCTACTACCGCAATAGTTCTTGGGATCTTGTCGATGCGATCGCCGAAGCAGAAGTAAGCCTTGAAACCCTCGCAGAAACGGCCCTCCCAGAGGAATTGCAGGGTCTTAGTCTGGCAGAACAAGAAGCCTACATCGCCAATACCCAAGCAGAACGCGAACAAATTCAGGCCCAAATTCGTGACCTGACGGCCCAACGGGAAGCCTATCTCAGCAGTTTGCCCACCGATGAAGACGCCAAAGACACCCTCGACTACGTGATGATCCAAGCCCTACGGAGTCAACTGGCGCGCAAGGGATTTGTCCTCCCCCGCTAA
- a CDS encoding DUF433 domain-containing protein gives MLQALNRITFDPNIMGGKACIRGMRIPVSLILNLLANGKSSAEIIDDYPYLEPEDIQQVMLYAAWLSEDKIIPLRQSKAS, from the coding sequence ATGCTACAGGCACTTAATCGAATTACTTTTGATCCAAATATCATGGGTGGTAAAGCTTGCATCCGGGGAATGCGCATACCGGTTTCCCTGATTCTAAACCTGTTAGCAAATGGCAAAAGTTCAGCCGAGATTATTGATGATTATCCTTACCTAGAACCAGAAGATATTCAGCAGGTGATGCTCTATGCGGCCTGGCTAAGTGAGGACAAAATTATTCCTCTGAGGCAATCCAAGGCCTCATGA
- a CDS encoding DUF5615 family PIN-like protein — MKFLADMGISPKTVRWLRNQGHDAIHLLEQGLEKLTDAQILEKARQENRIILTVDLDFGTLLALSKAKLPSVVIFRLGNASREVIENRLAFVLELRTMFHRIATRSCHIS, encoded by the coding sequence ATGAAATTTTTGGCAGACATGGGAATTTCGCCCAAGACAGTGCGCTGGCTACGCAACCAAGGCCATGATGCCATTCATCTCCTAGAGCAAGGTTTAGAAAAGCTTACCGATGCACAAATTTTAGAAAAAGCCCGTCAGGAAAATCGCATTATCTTGACCGTTGATCTCGACTTTGGGACTTTATTAGCACTGTCAAAGGCGAAGCTGCCGAGTGTCGTCATTTTTCGCTTAGGGAACGCCAGCCGTGAGGTCATTGAAAACCGTTTAGCATTCGTTTTAGAACTTAGAACAATGTTCCACAGAATTGCGACAAGGAGTTGCCATATCAGTTGA
- a CDS encoding GH116 family glycosyl hydrolase, whose amino-acid sequence MSLFAEPPVIPDCAWKRPLGLGWDHPYTVRYGSNLDDGPWHGMPLGGFGAGCIGRSPRGDFNLWHLDAGEHTFRNAGACQFSVFEQPEGEAAQAYAMSTVAPEDGTLDSWQWYPAKKGTYAALYPRSWYEYQGAFAAELTCEQFSPIIAQNYQETSYPVAVFEWTAHNPTDKPITVSIMMTWQNMVGWFTKAQKTPEVVLRDDGSPVYEYQSRWGDSTGNLNQWVQDRYRVGCLLNRVRPHADLSEGEGQLCFATVTNPTLEVFYHNRWNPVGDGRDVWDYFAGNGSLPDIEDETPAAPGEQIAGAIAVRFTLRPGKTKKIPFFLAWDLPVMEFAPDITYFRRYTDFFGRSGNNVWTMIRTAMKHSDLWKERIAAWQQPILGRDDLPDWLKMALFNELYLLTQGGSLWTAATENDPVGQFGVLECLDYCWYESLDVRMYGSFGLTMLWPRLDKAVLEAFARAIPTSDDTQRMIGYNKTMATRKVAGATPHDLGAPNEHPWEATNYTAYQDCNLWKDLGSDFVLQVYRDFVMTGAEDTEFLWSCWGSVLTALDYLKTFDLDGDGIPENGGAPDQTFDDWKLKGISAYCGGLWIAALEAAIAMAKILQQSPSHFEAHQNQVSAAEFEQAIATYQTWLDQARPLYQDILWNGSYYTLDTGSNSRVVMADQLCGQYYTQLLSLPDVNPGDRTATTLATIYTACFEKFHGGQFGAANGLNPDGTPEKENDTHPLEVWTGINFGIAALMIRNGMQTEALRMVEAVVEQVYDNGLQFRTPEAITANGTFRACHYLRAMGIWAIYDALGAI is encoded by the coding sequence ATGAGTCTGTTTGCGGAACCCCCTGTCATCCCCGATTGTGCCTGGAAACGTCCCCTTGGTTTGGGATGGGATCACCCCTACACCGTCCGCTATGGCAGTAATTTAGACGATGGCCCCTGGCATGGGATGCCCCTCGGTGGGTTTGGGGCGGGTTGCATCGGGCGATCACCCCGGGGAGATTTTAATCTGTGGCATTTAGATGCGGGGGAACACACCTTTCGCAATGCTGGTGCTTGTCAATTTAGTGTCTTTGAACAGCCGGAGGGAGAAGCAGCCCAAGCCTACGCGATGAGTACCGTCGCCCCAGAGGATGGCACCTTGGACAGTTGGCAATGGTATCCCGCCAAAAAAGGTACCTATGCGGCCCTATACCCGCGCAGTTGGTACGAATATCAAGGGGCTTTCGCCGCAGAGCTGACCTGTGAGCAGTTTTCGCCGATTATTGCCCAGAATTACCAAGAAACCAGTTATCCCGTCGCTGTTTTTGAATGGACGGCCCACAATCCCACCGATAAGCCGATCACTGTCAGTATTATGATGACTTGGCAAAATATGGTGGGGTGGTTTACCAAGGCCCAAAAAACGCCGGAGGTGGTGCTGCGGGATGACGGCTCCCCGGTGTACGAATACCAATCCCGTTGGGGCGATAGCACTGGCAATTTAAACCAATGGGTGCAAGACCGCTACCGGGTGGGCTGCCTGCTGAATCGGGTGCGGCCCCATGCGGATCTCAGCGAAGGGGAAGGCCAACTGTGTTTTGCGACGGTGACGAATCCAACCCTGGAAGTCTTTTATCACAACCGTTGGAACCCGGTGGGGGATGGCCGCGATGTGTGGGATTATTTTGCCGGGAATGGCTCCCTGCCAGACATTGAAGATGAAACACCGGCTGCGCCTGGGGAACAAATTGCCGGGGCGATCGCCGTCCGTTTTACGCTCCGACCCGGCAAAACGAAGAAAATCCCCTTCTTTCTCGCCTGGGATTTGCCTGTGATGGAATTTGCGCCGGATATCACCTATTTTCGCCGCTACACAGACTTTTTTGGCCGGAGTGGGAATAATGTCTGGACAATGATCCGCACAGCGATGAAACATAGCGATCTCTGGAAAGAACGGATCGCGGCCTGGCAACAACCGATCCTGGGGCGGGATGATCTGCCGGATTGGCTAAAAATGGCCTTATTTAATGAGCTGTACCTCTTAACCCAGGGGGGCAGCCTCTGGACGGCGGCCACGGAAAATGATCCCGTCGGTCAGTTTGGGGTTTTAGAATGCCTCGACTACTGCTGGTACGAAAGCCTCGATGTGCGGATGTATGGTTCTTTTGGTTTGACGATGCTCTGGCCACGACTGGATAAAGCGGTGCTAGAAGCCTTTGCCCGGGCAATTCCCACCAGTGACGATACCCAACGGATGATCGGCTACAACAAGACCATGGCCACCCGCAAAGTCGCCGGGGCAACGCCCCATGATCTGGGGGCACCGAACGAACATCCTTGGGAAGCCACCAATTACACCGCCTACCAGGATTGCAACCTCTGGAAAGATTTGGGGTCAGATTTTGTCCTGCAAGTGTACCGGGATTTTGTGATGACCGGGGCCGAGGATACGGAATTTCTCTGGAGCTGTTGGGGAAGCGTCCTCACTGCCCTCGACTACCTGAAGACCTTTGACCTAGACGGCGATGGCATTCCCGAAAATGGAGGGGCACCGGATCAAACCTTTGATGACTGGAAACTGAAGGGGATCAGTGCCTACTGTGGGGGGCTGTGGATTGCGGCCCTCGAAGCGGCGATCGCCATGGCAAAAATCCTCCAACAAAGTCCCAGTCACTTTGAAGCACACCAAAATCAAGTCTCCGCAGCAGAATTTGAGCAGGCGATCGCCACCTACCAAACCTGGCTCGACCAGGCCCGGCCCCTTTACCAAGACATCCTCTGGAACGGCAGCTACTACACCCTGGATACGGGGAGTAATTCCCGCGTGGTGATGGCCGATCAACTATGCGGTCAATATTACACCCAACTACTCAGTCTTCCGGATGTGAACCCCGGCGATCGCACTGCCACAACCCTGGCTACCATTTACACTGCTTGTTTTGAAAAATTCCATGGCGGTCAATTTGGTGCAGCCAATGGCCTCAACCCCGACGGCACCCCCGAAAAAGAAAATGACACCCACCCCCTCGAAGTGTGGACAGGGATTAACTTTGGCATTGCCGCCCTGATGATTCGTAATGGGATGCAAACCGAAGCTCTGCGGATGGTGGAAGCCGTAGTGGAACAGGTTTATGACAATGGGTTACAGTTCCGCACCCCCGAAGCGATTACAGCCAATGGTACTTTCCGCGCCTGTCACTACCTACGGGCCATGGGGATCTGGGCGATCTACGATGCCTTAGGGGCAATCTAA
- a CDS encoding GGDEF domain-containing protein has protein sequence MKRFPFSQALIYLGAASVCTLGIAVILGWYLRLPEIIQLHPSFVPMQFNTALGFVLVGLAMFALGPMKRVAIALAVLIGLLGGLTLAEYIFGLNLPLDELFMRHYIVVATSHPGRMAPNTALCFFLSSIGLFLITQPQQKRNLLGGSFLGASVMGLGTVACLGYLANIETTYGWGKLTQMAVHTSSGFIVVGLIVILQARQLSLQIHRRVSNFFFPLALLWLGLTLTIALWQAFFSKRLLVAEDTSQSLFEHPVAWGILILGSSLSLVLAIAVWFAIRLQAQVEALKQAQQEILMLNQELEELSHLDGLTGIANRRMFDLTLTKEWQRAVRYQYPLALMMIDIDFFKNYNDHYGHQKGDKCIQQVSSWVNLMARRPTDLAARYGGEEFVLLLTNVDFASAKNIAQELIKAITKAKIPHPKSPISEFITISIGLHVAQPQPQADMGHFIFQADKALYQAKHEGRNRIVTSRVSG, from the coding sequence ATGAAACGTTTTCCCTTTTCCCAAGCCCTGATTTATCTTGGTGCTGCCTCGGTCTGTACCCTAGGGATTGCTGTGATCTTGGGTTGGTATTTGCGCCTGCCAGAAATCATTCAGCTTCATCCTAGTTTTGTGCCGATGCAGTTTAATACGGCCCTGGGGTTTGTGTTGGTGGGTCTGGCTATGTTTGCCTTGGGGCCGATGAAAAGAGTGGCGATCGCCCTGGCCGTTTTAATTGGTTTGTTGGGGGGGCTGACCTTGGCTGAATATATCTTTGGCCTAAACCTCCCCCTAGATGAACTCTTTATGCGCCATTACATCGTCGTCGCGACCTCCCATCCAGGACGCATGGCCCCGAACACCGCCCTCTGTTTTTTCCTGAGCAGCATTGGGTTGTTTTTGATTACGCAGCCGCAACAAAAAAGAAATTTGCTGGGGGGAAGTTTTTTGGGGGCGTCGGTGATGGGATTGGGGACGGTGGCTTGTTTGGGCTATCTTGCGAATATTGAGACGACCTACGGTTGGGGGAAGCTGACGCAAATGGCGGTTCATACCTCCAGTGGTTTTATCGTGGTGGGTCTGATCGTCATTCTCCAGGCGCGGCAGTTGAGTTTACAAATTCACCGTCGGGTATCAAATTTTTTCTTTCCTCTGGCATTGTTATGGCTGGGACTAACTTTGACGATCGCCCTGTGGCAGGCTTTTTTTTCCAAGAGATTGCTAGTGGCCGAGGACACCAGCCAGAGTTTATTTGAGCACCCGGTGGCCTGGGGAATCTTGATTTTAGGCAGTTCTTTGTCTTTGGTATTGGCGATCGCCGTGTGGTTTGCGATCCGTTTGCAGGCCCAGGTCGAAGCGTTAAAACAGGCCCAACAAGAAATTTTGATGTTAAATCAGGAACTGGAGGAACTTTCCCACTTGGATGGGCTGACGGGCATTGCTAACCGCCGCATGTTTGATCTCACCCTAACAAAGGAGTGGCAGCGGGCAGTGCGATATCAGTATCCTTTAGCTCTGATGATGATCGACATTGATTTTTTTAAAAACTACAACGATCACTATGGGCACCAAAAAGGGGATAAATGTATTCAACAGGTTTCCTCTTGGGTAAATTTGATGGCCCGTCGTCCAACGGACTTGGCGGCCCGCTATGGAGGGGAAGAATTTGTGCTGCTATTGACCAATGTCGATTTTGCGAGCGCGAAAAACATTGCCCAGGAACTGATCAAGGCGATCACCAAGGCGAAGATTCCCCACCCAAAGTCGCCGATCAGTGAATTTATTACCATCAGCATCGGTCTCCACGTGGCCCAACCCCAACCCCAGGCGGATATGGGGCATTTCATTTTTCAGGCCGACAAAGCTTTATATCAAGCGAAACATGAAGGGCGCAATCGCATTGTGACATCGAGGGTTTCGGGGTAG
- a CDS encoding IS4-like element ISSysp3 family transposase, with product MQDHQSVNIRALSRNRAEQVGYYRFLDNDNVSLCELIQSVSDACQQQVGGLHVLAISDSSEVNLQAHVGRINPEGLGVVGNNQDVGFFIHPTLIVNAETGFPLGLSNIQIWSRKAVRPNKHQRRYLKLPIEEKESYKWLLSAEASEPCLKNGGVKQVTHVGDRENDIYQEWVRVPNDQTHVLVRACRDRRLWDEQQSLYEYLSAQHCEGTYSVQVVADSRLGRTAREAWLAVRMTPVQIQRPDTVEAQDYPEKVQLYAVEAKEVNPPVGQDPIHWRLLTTHRVVSLEQALQVIEWYRWRWRIEQLFGTLKRSGLDLESTQLESVSAIERLTVLALSVALRVLQLLEGRDDSSLVAQVVFSPEEQECLRQLAPTLQGKTQKQQNPHASASLSWATWLIGRLGGWSGYRSQSPPGIRTLWRGLYQFESIFHGWKLAQSTLVCTQ from the coding sequence ATGCAAGACCATCAATCAGTAAATATCCGCGCCCTGAGCCGAAATCGAGCAGAACAAGTGGGGTACTATCGTTTCCTTGACAACGACAATGTCAGCCTATGTGAGTTGATACAGAGCGTGTCTGACGCCTGCCAACAACAAGTGGGAGGACTCCACGTCCTGGCCATTAGTGATAGCAGTGAGGTTAACCTACAAGCCCATGTAGGACGAATCAACCCAGAAGGATTAGGAGTGGTAGGCAATAACCAAGATGTCGGCTTTTTTATTCACCCGACTTTAATCGTGAACGCCGAAACAGGGTTTCCCCTAGGTCTCAGTAATATCCAAATATGGAGCCGAAAAGCAGTTCGTCCCAATAAGCATCAACGACGTTACCTAAAGCTACCGATTGAAGAGAAAGAATCCTACAAATGGCTACTGTCTGCCGAAGCATCTGAGCCCTGTCTGAAAAACGGGGGAGTGAAACAAGTAACCCATGTGGGCGACCGCGAAAATGACATATATCAAGAATGGGTGCGAGTTCCCAATGACCAAACCCATGTTTTAGTGAGAGCTTGTCGGGACCGTCGCCTCTGGGATGAGCAGCAATCCCTGTATGAATACTTAAGCGCACAGCACTGCGAAGGGACTTATTCGGTGCAGGTAGTGGCAGATTCTCGATTGGGACGTACTGCCCGCGAAGCTTGGTTAGCGGTACGGATGACTCCAGTTCAGATTCAACGGCCAGATACAGTGGAAGCTCAGGATTATCCCGAGAAGGTACAGCTGTATGCCGTAGAAGCAAAGGAAGTCAATCCTCCCGTAGGACAAGACCCCATTCATTGGCGATTGCTTACAACTCATCGGGTCGTCAGTCTAGAGCAAGCTTTACAAGTGATTGAATGGTATCGTTGGCGCTGGCGAATTGAGCAACTTTTTGGCACTTTGAAGCGGTCTGGATTGGATTTAGAATCCACGCAGTTAGAGTCGGTTAGTGCCATTGAACGACTGACAGTTTTAGCTTTGTCCGTGGCCCTAAGGGTGTTGCAGCTTCTAGAGGGTCGAGATGATTCCAGCCTTGTTGCTCAGGTGGTATTTAGTCCTGAAGAGCAGGAATGTCTCAGGCAACTAGCTCCGACATTGCAGGGGAAAACTCAAAAGCAGCAAAATCCTCATGCTTCAGCTTCGTTGTCTTGGGCAACTTGGCTAATTGGCCGTTTAGGAGGATGGTCTGGGTATCGCTCCCAGTCTCCTCCTGGCATCCGAACTTTGTGGAGGGGGCTATACCAGTTTGAATCTATCTTCCATGGATGGAAGCTCGCTCAATCCACACTTGTGTGTACACAGTAG
- a CDS encoding gluconeogenesis factor YvcK family protein: MLINPFRRPFRKNLRAYPRPMAVTKNHPQYRLNHWLKWMMPGLSVKRWLLMSALGVLFTALGLAIWLNLTPVSRLLALMGALLQWLTAVVPSNISGPVAIAAGLSLIFWGQNRTFGAITTVLNPDGDEELVDMLHNHRRLNKGPKIVAIGGGTGLSTLLRGLKKYSSNITAVVTVADDGGSSGRLRREIGVLPPGDIRNCLAAFADEERLLTELFQYRFKAGDGLVGHSFGNLFLTAMSEITGDLEQAVLASSKVLAIRGRVLPATLSDVKLWARMADGRVIEGESNIPEAGGHIMELGCWPENPPALPAAVKAIEEADFIIMGPGSLYTSVIPNLLVPEIREAIARSGAPRIYVCNIMTQPGETDGYTVADHIKAIDRACGKKLFDAVLVHQRSPSEAALRKYALERSHPVFLDREEVGRLRRRVVIANIMDEDPDTGYVRHNHERLAGMLVRWFSRAAEVQTKMAYPPTK, translated from the coding sequence ATGCTGATCAACCCATTTCGTCGTCCTTTCCGCAAAAACCTCCGGGCTTATCCACGACCAATGGCAGTCACTAAAAATCACCCACAATATCGCCTCAACCATTGGCTCAAATGGATGATGCCAGGCCTCTCGGTCAAGCGATGGCTCTTGATGAGTGCTTTGGGGGTTCTATTTACGGCGTTGGGGTTGGCGATTTGGCTCAATTTAACCCCCGTCTCCCGGCTGTTGGCCTTGATGGGCGCACTCCTGCAATGGTTAACGGCAGTAGTACCGAGTAATATTTCTGGGCCGGTGGCGATCGCCGCTGGTCTAAGCCTGATCTTCTGGGGCCAAAATCGTACCTTTGGGGCGATTACCACGGTACTAAATCCCGATGGGGACGAAGAATTAGTTGATATGCTCCACAACCACCGGCGCTTAAATAAAGGGCCAAAAATTGTCGCCATTGGTGGGGGAACGGGCCTCTCTACCCTGTTGCGGGGCCTCAAAAAATACAGCAGCAACATTACCGCCGTGGTGACTGTGGCCGACGATGGTGGTTCTTCGGGGCGACTGCGCCGGGAAATCGGTGTCCTGCCACCGGGGGATATCCGCAACTGTCTCGCAGCCTTTGCGGACGAAGAAAGACTCCTCACGGAATTATTTCAATATCGTTTTAAGGCTGGCGATGGGTTGGTGGGCCATAGTTTTGGTAATTTATTTCTCACGGCCATGAGCGAAATTACCGGGGATCTCGAACAGGCAGTGCTGGCCAGTTCCAAGGTTTTAGCCATCCGGGGCCGGGTTTTGCCAGCGACCCTCAGTGATGTGAAGCTTTGGGCGAGGATGGCCGATGGCCGAGTTATAGAAGGAGAATCTAATATTCCAGAGGCTGGGGGACACATTATGGAGTTGGGTTGTTGGCCCGAAAATCCGCCAGCCCTCCCCGCAGCAGTCAAGGCCATTGAAGAAGCCGACTTTATTATCATGGGGCCGGGGAGCCTCTATACAAGCGTGATCCCCAATTTGTTAGTCCCGGAAATTCGTGAGGCGATCGCCCGTAGTGGTGCCCCCCGGATTTATGTCTGCAATATCATGACCCAACCGGGGGAAACCGATGGTTATACCGTCGCTGACCACATCAAGGCCATTGACCGCGCCTGTGGCAAAAAACTCTTTGATGCTGTCCTTGTCCACCAGCGATCGCCGTCGGAAGCGGCCCTCCGTAAATATGCCCTCGAACGTTCCCATCCTGTATTTCTCGACCGCGAAGAAGTGGGGCGACTGAGGCGACGGGTGGTGATTGCCAACATCATGGACGAAGACCCAGACACAGGCTATGTCCGCCACAACCACGAACGCCTAGCGGGGATGTTGGTGCGTTGGTTTAGCCGTGCTGCCGAAGTCCAAACCAAAATGGCCTATCCCCCCACTAAATAG